Proteins from a genomic interval of Mesobacillus sp. S13:
- a CDS encoding peptidoglycan D,D-transpeptidase FtsI family protein, with product MRKKRMVAWISICIAVFGLLMLRLAQLQLFDTESFSKHEINLIEASVKQRSQEMVVDNGRGNFLDRTGDPLSFETSSVLVLFPFLKKIDWEADKVARTLGVSAYSLKNAVEDSKEPFAFGDPDPVILTRSQMETINEMEIPGVFAVERKYPMEKVPAAQLLGIIGENETLLKSRYGEKDLLPRTLIGLSGLEKSFDEFLVAEGKSKLVYHVDGEGAPLFGINVKYIDPANPFYPINLQTSIDKDLQILLEEKVDQYKINRGGVVLLDIETNSILAMVSRPVIDRKKPFNDEGTENMMVKQHIPGSVFKTVVAAAAIDQGLDDPAREFDCSKTISGAPDLKYDYGLLNFQDSFAVSCNRTFGEVARELQEQDPNILEKYAEKLSITGGVGWKGDIFHLEDFSQIQDEEKGRVFLSDEARKDKNFAALSGIGQHEVRVSPLAVANMMATIARGGEKDMVRAVLSIQYQNGAEMTAFPRQKLEGDKLSPFTAMKLQKLLREVIVNEQGTGRWFKDLPYAVAGKSGTAETGIYIDDDKQLHNKWFAGYFPYEKPKYALVTVNLGVLENEGGVNPLFADIVKEVYAFNHGSSAEGPENN from the coding sequence ATGCGTAAAAAAAGAATGGTGGCCTGGATTTCGATTTGTATAGCTGTCTTTGGTCTGCTGATGTTACGGCTGGCGCAGCTGCAATTATTTGATACAGAGTCCTTTTCCAAGCATGAAATAAATTTAATTGAAGCGAGTGTCAAGCAAAGGTCTCAGGAAATGGTTGTAGACAACGGCCGTGGGAATTTCCTAGACAGGACAGGAGACCCATTATCCTTTGAAACTTCATCCGTACTCGTCTTGTTCCCATTTTTGAAAAAGATCGACTGGGAAGCAGACAAGGTGGCAAGGACATTAGGTGTATCTGCTTACTCTTTGAAAAATGCAGTGGAAGATTCCAAGGAACCATTTGCTTTTGGCGATCCGGATCCGGTGATTTTGACTAGGAGTCAAATGGAAACCATTAATGAAATGGAAATTCCGGGAGTATTTGCTGTGGAGCGGAAGTACCCTATGGAGAAAGTACCGGCTGCCCAACTTTTAGGAATCATTGGGGAGAATGAGACTCTTCTGAAGTCAAGATATGGAGAGAAAGATTTGCTGCCAAGGACCTTGATTGGTCTCTCTGGACTGGAAAAAAGTTTTGACGAGTTCCTCGTTGCTGAAGGAAAATCAAAGCTGGTTTATCATGTCGATGGAGAAGGAGCACCATTATTCGGGATCAATGTTAAATACATAGACCCTGCAAACCCATTCTATCCAATCAATCTGCAGACTTCGATAGACAAAGACCTGCAAATACTGCTAGAGGAGAAGGTGGATCAGTACAAGATCAATAGAGGCGGCGTGGTGCTTCTGGATATTGAAACGAACAGTATACTTGCAATGGTGTCAAGGCCTGTCATTGACCGTAAAAAACCTTTTAACGACGAGGGAACTGAAAATATGATGGTCAAGCAGCATATCCCTGGTTCCGTCTTTAAAACAGTTGTCGCAGCAGCAGCGATTGATCAGGGGCTAGATGATCCTGCCAGGGAATTTGATTGCAGCAAGACTATCAGCGGGGCACCGGATTTAAAATATGACTATGGATTGCTTAATTTTCAAGATAGCTTTGCAGTGAGCTGCAACCGGACATTTGGAGAGGTAGCCCGCGAGCTCCAGGAGCAGGACCCTAATATCCTTGAAAAATACGCAGAGAAGCTATCAATCACTGGCGGTGTAGGGTGGAAAGGAGACATTTTCCATCTAGAAGATTTCAGCCAGATCCAGGACGAGGAAAAAGGCAGGGTATTTTTATCAGATGAAGCGAGGAAGGATAAGAATTTTGCCGCATTATCCGGAATTGGCCAGCATGAAGTGAGGGTGTCCCCTCTTGCTGTGGCAAACATGATGGCAACGATCGCTAGGGGCGGGGAAAAGGATATGGTCAGGGCAGTACTGTCGATCCAGTATCAAAATGGTGCTGAAATGACCGCATTTCCTAGACAGAAGCTTGAAGGAGACAAACTATCACCATTCACCGCGATGAAACTCCAAAAACTTTTACGGGAGGTCATTGTGAACGAGCAAGGTACTGGAAGATGGTTCAAGGATTTGCCATATGCTGTGGCAGGAAAGTCAGGGACTGCAGAAACAGGGATTTACATAGATGACGACAAACAGCTGCACAATAAATGGTTCGCCGGCTATTTTCCCTACGAGAAACCAAAGTATGCTCTTGTAACGGTCAACTTAGGGGTTTTAGAAAATGAAGGTGGGGTCAATCCTCTTTTTGCAGATATAGTAAAAGAGGTCTATGCATTCAATCATGGTAGCTCGGCTGAAGGTCCTGAAAACAATTGA
- a CDS encoding peptidase U32 family protein: MTAVADKISQIVDGKRVIVKKPELLAPAGNLEKLKIAVHYGADAVFIGGQEYGLRSNADNFTFEEMKEGVEFAKKYGARIYVTTNIFAHNENIDGLEDYLLGLKGAGVHGIIVADPLIIETCRKVAPEIEVHLSTQQSLSNWKAVQFWKEEGLERVVLARETSAEEIKEMKEKVDIEIETFIHGAMCIAYSGRCTLSNHMTARDSNRGGCCQSCRWDYDLYTLEGNEENALFAEGDSPFAMSPKDLKLIESIPRMIELGIDSLKIEGRMKSIHYIATVVSVYRKVIDAYCADPENFIIKQEWLEELDKCANRETATAFFEGVPGYKEQMFGNHSKKTTFDFAGLVLDYNAETQMVTLQQRNYFKPGDEVEFFGPEIENFTHVIDKIWDEDGNELDVARHPLQIVKFKMDKPVYTNNMMRKEK, encoded by the coding sequence ATGACAGCAGTAGCAGATAAAATCTCGCAGATTGTTGACGGTAAACGTGTTATCGTGAAAAAACCAGAACTGCTCGCGCCAGCCGGAAATCTTGAGAAATTGAAGATTGCCGTCCACTATGGTGCAGATGCCGTTTTTATTGGCGGTCAGGAGTATGGCCTGCGCTCGAACGCAGATAATTTCACGTTTGAGGAAATGAAGGAAGGCGTTGAATTCGCCAAGAAATACGGTGCAAGAATCTATGTTACAACAAACATTTTTGCCCACAATGAAAATATCGATGGTCTTGAAGATTATCTATTAGGCTTGAAGGGAGCAGGTGTGCACGGCATCATCGTCGCTGATCCTCTGATCATCGAAACATGCCGAAAGGTCGCTCCGGAAATTGAAGTCCACTTGAGCACACAGCAATCTCTTTCAAACTGGAAGGCTGTCCAGTTCTGGAAGGAAGAAGGACTTGAGCGTGTCGTTCTTGCTCGTGAAACAAGTGCAGAAGAAATCAAGGAAATGAAGGAAAAAGTAGACATCGAGATCGAAACCTTCATCCATGGCGCAATGTGTATTGCTTACTCAGGCCGCTGTACATTGAGCAATCATATGACTGCGCGTGATTCTAACCGTGGCGGCTGCTGCCAGTCTTGCCGCTGGGATTATGATTTGTACACACTTGAAGGAAATGAAGAGAACGCATTGTTTGCAGAAGGCGACTCGCCTTTTGCAATGAGCCCTAAAGACCTTAAGCTGATCGAGTCCATCCCTCGCATGATCGAGCTTGGAATAGACAGCTTGAAAATTGAAGGCCGCATGAAGTCAATCCACTATATTGCTACGGTAGTAAGTGTATACCGCAAAGTGATTGATGCTTATTGCGCGGATCCTGAAAACTTCATCATCAAGCAGGAATGGCTTGAAGAATTGGACAAATGTGCGAACCGTGAAACAGCAACAGCCTTCTTTGAGGGAGTTCCTGGGTATAAAGAGCAAATGTTTGGAAACCATAGCAAAAAGACAACTTTCGATTTTGCTGGTCTCGTGCTTGATTACAATGCTGAAACACAAATGGTGACACTTCAGCAAAGGAACTACTTCAAGCCTGGCGACGAGGTTGAATTCTTTGGACCTGAAATCGAAAACTTCACGCATGTGATTGATAAGATCTGGGATGAAGATGGCAATGAATTGGATGTTGCCCGCCACCCGCTGCAAATCGTGAAGTTCAAGATGGACAAGCCTGTCTACACAAATAACATGATGCGGAAGGAGAAGTAA
- the greA gene encoding transcription elongation factor GreA, translated as MATEKVFPMTQAGKEKLEQELEQLKTVKRKEVVERIKIARSFGDLSENSEYDSAKEEQAFVEGRITTLENMIRNAKIIQEDEVSTDAVSLGRTVTFVELPDGDEESYTIVGSAEADPFEGKISNDSPIAKSLMGKKVGDEVTVQTPGGEMNVRITTIK; from the coding sequence TTGGCTACAGAAAAAGTTTTTCCTATGACACAGGCAGGAAAAGAAAAGCTGGAACAAGAATTAGAGCAATTGAAAACGGTAAAACGCAAAGAAGTGGTTGAAAGAATCAAGATCGCGCGCAGCTTTGGCGACCTTTCAGAGAACTCTGAATATGATTCAGCAAAAGAAGAGCAAGCCTTTGTTGAAGGCCGTATCACCACTCTTGAAAATATGATCCGCAACGCAAAAATCATCCAGGAAGACGAAGTGAGCACAGATGCAGTCAGCCTTGGCCGCACAGTGACATTCGTCGAGCTTCCTGATGGCGATGAAGAATCCTATACAATCGTCGGTAGCGCAGAAGCTGACCCATTTGAAGGCAAAATCTCAAACGACTCTCCGATTGCGAAAAGTCTTATGGGCAAAAAAGTAGGAGACGAAGTGACTGTCCAGACTCCTGGCGGTGAAATGAACGTCCGCATTACAACAATTAAGTAA
- a CDS encoding peptidase U32 family protein — protein MNKPELLVTPKSVEEIIPLAEAGADAFLIGEQKFGLRLAGEFSREDVKQAIELAHSKGKKVFVAMNALFHNEKIDLLGEYLTFLKDANVDGVTFGDPAVLMAAKEYTPDLKLHWSTETTGTNWYTCNYWGRKGAKRAVLAREINMDAIVEIKENAEVEIEVQVHGMMNMFQSKRPLLGHYFEYQGKALEVENRKQERNMFLHDKERENKYPIFEDENGTHIMSPNDICIIDELTELVEAGVDSFKIDGILKSPEYILEVTKLYRKAIDLAVEDPEQYDEEKDGLLEAAEELQPPNRPLDTGFFFKETVY, from the coding sequence ATGAATAAACCTGAATTATTGGTAACTCCAAAGAGCGTTGAGGAAATTATTCCACTGGCAGAGGCAGGAGCAGATGCTTTCTTGATCGGTGAACAGAAATTCGGTCTGCGTCTTGCTGGCGAGTTTAGCCGTGAAGACGTAAAGCAGGCTATCGAACTGGCACACTCAAAGGGCAAGAAAGTTTTTGTCGCGATGAATGCTTTGTTCCACAATGAAAAAATTGATTTGCTTGGTGAGTATCTTACATTCCTTAAGGATGCCAATGTGGACGGAGTCACATTTGGCGACCCGGCAGTACTGATGGCTGCAAAGGAATATACTCCTGACCTGAAGCTTCATTGGAGCACGGAAACAACAGGAACTAACTGGTATACTTGCAACTATTGGGGCAGAAAAGGTGCAAAACGCGCTGTTCTTGCAAGGGAAATCAATATGGATGCTATTGTTGAAATCAAGGAAAATGCCGAGGTTGAAATTGAGGTGCAGGTTCACGGAATGATGAACATGTTCCAGTCTAAACGACCATTGCTTGGACATTACTTTGAATATCAAGGCAAAGCGCTTGAAGTGGAGAACCGTAAACAAGAACGCAATATGTTCCTGCACGATAAAGAGCGTGAAAATAAATATCCTATTTTCGAGGATGAAAATGGCACTCATATCATGAGTCCTAACGATATTTGCATTATTGATGAACTAACGGAGCTTGTGGAAGCTGGAGTCGATTCTTTTAAAATTGACGGCATCCTGAAGAGCCCAGAATATATTCTTGAAGTCACGAAGCTTTACCGCAAAGCCATTGACCTGGCTGTTGAGGATCCAGAGCAGTACGACGAAGAAAAAGATGGCTTGCTGGAAGCAGCGGAAGAACTGCAGCCGCCAAACCGCCCGCTGGATACAGGATTCTTTTTCAAAGAGACGGTTTATTAA
- the udk gene encoding uridine kinase codes for MDRKPVVIGVAGGSGSGKTSVTKAIYDSFKSQSILMIEQDYYYKDQSHLPMEERLKTNYDHPLAFDNDLLIQHIEKLLRHEAIEKPVYDYAIHTRSSEVVDVEPKDVIILEGILILEDERLRNLMDIKLYVDTDADLRIIRRLLRDIKERGRSMDSVIEQYVNVVRPMHNQFIEPTKRYADVIIPEGGHNHVAIDLMVTKIQTILEQKSFL; via the coding sequence ATGGACCGCAAACCTGTTGTAATTGGTGTAGCCGGCGGCTCCGGCTCAGGAAAGACTTCTGTAACAAAAGCGATTTATGATAGCTTTAAGAGCCAATCAATTCTGATGATTGAGCAAGACTACTATTACAAGGACCAAAGCCATCTGCCAATGGAAGAGCGTTTGAAGACGAATTATGACCATCCGCTGGCATTTGACAACGATCTGTTGATACAGCATATCGAAAAGCTGCTACGCCACGAGGCGATTGAGAAGCCAGTTTATGATTATGCCATCCATACTCGCTCAAGTGAAGTTGTCGATGTAGAGCCGAAGGATGTCATCATCCTTGAGGGGATCCTGATTCTTGAGGATGAAAGATTGCGGAACTTGATGGATATCAAGCTCTATGTTGATACAGATGCTGATTTGCGCATCATCCGCAGACTCCTTCGTGACATCAAGGAACGCGGACGTTCAATGGACTCGGTCATTGAACAGTATGTGAATGTTGTCAGGCCAATGCATAACCAGTTCATCGAACCGACCAAGCGTTACGCTGATGTCATCATCCCTGAGGGCGGCCACAACCATGTGGCGATTGACTTGATGGTAACAAAAATTCAAACAATTCTTGAACAAAAATCATTTTTGTGA